CACCTCTAGCTGGCTGTACTGCAATAAGAAGTTTAGGCATTTTATCTATTTCTCTTGCTACAACAATTTTTTGTTGGTTTCCACCCGAAAGTTTTCTTGCCTGCGAGTGCCTACTTGATGTTTTTATAGAGTATTTTGAAATCATTTTATCCGCATGGGTATTTATACTATCAAAATCAAAGAAAATTCTATTAGAAAAAGGTCTCTTGTTATAATCCTTCAATATTAGATTTTCACTTACTGTAAAATCCAGGATCAAGCCCCTCTTATGCCTGTCCTCTGGAATATAACCGACGCCAAGATTGATAATCTCGCTTAAGGCTTTTCCCTTTAATTCAATGCCAGAAAGTCGAATACTACCTTCTGATACTTTAATTAGCCCGACTATTCCTTCTGCAATTTCCTTCTGCCCATTTCCATCTACTCCAGCTATTCCAAATACCTCACCTGCATGTACCCTAAAGTTTATATTATCTAAAACCTTTACTCCCTGATTATTTTTATGGGATATTCCATCTAATTCAAGAATAACTTTTTGATTATTGCATTTATTGATGTTTTTTAGTGGAGAAAGTTCCCTTCCTATCATGTATCTAATCAGTTCATCCTCATTTGTATCTTTTATTGAAATCGTATGAGTCACTCTGCCATCCCTAAGTACAGTAACCCTATCACATACAGCCATTACCTCTTTTAATTTATGGGTAATTAAGATAATAGCCATTCCTCTATCTGCCATTTTTCTTAGAGTTATAAATAATTCTTCTGTTTCCTGAGGAGTAAGCACTGCTGTCGGCTCATCCATGATTAGTAGCTTAGCCTGTCTATATAGGGCTTTTACTATTTCTACTCTTTGCTGCTCTCCTACTGAGAGTTCCGCTACTTTTTTATGTAATGAAATCTTCATACCGTAATTATTTGCTAGTTCTAGGATCTCTTTTTCCAACATCTTTTCATTTATAACAAAACCTTTTTCTTTTCCCATTCCCATGATGATATTTTCAAATACTGTGTGAACAGGAATTAACATAAAATGCTGATGAATCATACCAATGCCTAAGTCTATAGCATCTTTAGAGGATTTAAGATTTAGTTTCTTGTCTTCAAAATAGATTTCTCCTCTTTCTGGTTTATAAAGACCATAAAGAACATTCATCAAGGTTGATTTACCTGCCCCATTCTCCCCTAATAATGAGTGTATTTCTCCTTTCTCTACCTCAAGGTTTACATCTTCATTAGCAGCAAAATTTCCAAAATATTTGGATATGGAGACCATTCTTAGCAAAGTCATATCTATCACTCCAATACATTACTATGATAATATCTTATATAATTTGTCCTACTTTCTTTTTATTCAATATATAAATAAAATCGTAATAATATGCTTATAAATAATATATTTGTAGAATTCTACTAAGAGATTTTATAAGTATTCTCAACATCCAAGATATATTAGATAATAATCATAAAAAAACAGGGTTTTTATACCCTGTTATCATATATTTTAATTTCTTCTATCTTTTTTACTTTTTTATATCTAATCCAACCTCGTTTTGAAATGTACTTTATAAATTCTATTAATCTTCTTAAGTTGTCATAGAATTCATCATCTGTACATTGACTATCAAGTCTAGCTATTTCATATATGGATCTTTCACCATCTATTTTTATCCATGCAGAAGTACACTTTTCATCAAATAAAATATCTCTTATAGGCTCTCTTTTTGATAGAAACCCTGCAAGTCTTGTTATGGGATTTGTCACCTTAACATTTAGAAGCACTCTATTATTTATTATCTCCCAGTCATCATGAGTAATTTCTGGTACAAACAATATATAATTTTGTCCATCATTATTTTCTTTTTTAAGTTTAAGCATTGTCTTTATTACCTCTTCTACTTACTGAATAGTTATATAGCCAGCCACCAAGAGCTATAAATACTCCTAATGTAATTATATTCCTTAAGGTTTCATTTTGAATAATACTAGCAAGGAAATTTGTTTGTATATTTAACGCAGCAAATATACCAATTAATATACCAGTAAGAGCATCTCCTGCAACAAGACCTGAGGAAATCAAGGTCCCTCTTTCAATTGCTGCATCCATTGCATTTTCATCCTTTTTATATCTCATTTCCACGAGTTTGCGTATAATCCCACCAAAAAAAATAGCACTATTCAATGAAATTGGCAGGTATATACCTAATGCAACTGGTAAGATTGGAAGCTTTGCCAATGCACAAAATATAGCTATTACTGCTCCAATAATTACAAGTGTCCATGGCAATTGTCCTGTCATAATTCCCTCTACAATTAATCTCATTAATGTAGCCTGGGGAGCTGTAACTTGTTCACTACCTATTCCATATGCGTTGTGCAAGAGTAATACAGTTGCGCCAGCAATAATTGATGCTATAGCCAAAGATACAAACATACCATGCTGTATCTTTCTAGGAGTACCCCCAATTATATATGTTGCCTTTAAAGACTGAGCTACTCCACCTGCAACAGCTATAGCAACACATACAACACCAGCAGCTAATAAAACTATGTGCATTCCTTCATTACCAGTAGAACCCATAGCCCTATAAACTGAAGCAATAACTAGAAGTGTTGCAATAGTCATACCAGATACTGGATTATTACTAGCACCTATAACTCCTACCATTCTAGCAGAAACAACTGAGAAGAAGAATGAGAAGAATACTGCTAGTATAGCACCAACAGGTCCTACATTTATTGTAGGGACAAACCATGTTAATAATAAACCAAGTACAGCTGCTGCTAATACCCATATAACTGATGGTTCCTCATCTACTCTTCTATTTGATGTTCCTCCTTTGCCAAATCCAGCCATAGCTTCTCTAAATGATGAAATAATAGTAGGTAAAGACCTAGCTAATGAAATAAATCCTCCCATGGCTACGGCTCCTGCACCTATATATCTAATATAGTTGGACCAAATTGCTGAAGCTGGCATCTCTGAAATCAATTGTGTAGATGGAAATATCGCTTCTGATGCAAATACACCGAAAAATCTTATTAATGGAATAAGCGAAAGCCATGCTAATACTGAACCTGCAAACATTAGAGCCGAAGTACCTGTACCTACAATAAATCCAACTCCTAAAAGTGATGCAAGAGTATCCATACCTATGGCTGTTCCCTGATACATTGTTAGTGTATATGAAGCCGATTCATTCCATAAACCAAGGCCTCCAGATAATATTTTATACCCAACACCTACTCCAAGACCCTTTAGTACAGACTGGAATCCTTTACCACCTTGATTTGCATTTACTAAAACTTCAGCTTGAGCCATTGACTCAGGATAAATTAATTCTCCATGTTCCTGAACTATTAGAAATTTACGTACTGGAGTTACAAAGTACACTCCCATAATTCCCCCAATAATAGTAACCAAAGCTACTGTAACAACCGAAAGATTTAGGCCTATTAAAATTATAGCAGGTAAAACAAATATGATGCCTCCTGCAATGGATTCTCCTACCGCAGCTAAAGATGCCACATAGTTTGCCTCTAATATACTATTTCTTTTAAAAATTGATTTTAATAATCCTGTTGCAAGAATTGCGCCTGGTATACCTGCAGAAATAGTAAGCCCTACCTTAAGGCCTAAATAAGTATTCGCTGCAGCAAATACAACAGCAAATATCATACCCATTATTATTGAATAACCTGTTGCCTCAGGCATAACCTCACTTGTTGAGATAAAAGGAATATAATCCTCTCCTTTAACTCCACCATATGCCTGTTTTGACAATCTTTTTGATTCATTAGACATGATAAACTCCTCCTATGTTTATCTATTTCAAACTTTCAAGTAATTTTACTAGGAATTCCCATACTCTTCTGACCGAAGAAATACTTAAATATTCTTTTTCAGTGTGCACATCGTATAGATTAGGCCCGAAACTTATCATATCAGTATCAGGCAGTATCTCCTTTAAAAGACCGCATTCAAGTCCTGCATGGATCGCACTAACTTCTGCCTTTTTATCGAATAACTCTTCGTAAACCTCAACTGCTTTATCACGAATCTTTGAATCTTTATCATACTGCCAAGCAGGATAAGCTCCGCTCTCCTCTGCCCTTGCATTAGTTCTCTTTGCAATAACTGAAAGTATATTAAGAATCTCCCGTAGAGAACTACTAGAAGCAGAACGTACAGAGGTAGTTATTTCAATACTATTTTCTTTTTCTTCTATGATGGCATTATTTAAACTAGTCTGAACTAAGCCTTCAATGTCCTTTGACATATATTGAACACCGTCAGGAACTATCATGATATAATCTATTAAATTATCGCTTATTTCTTTTGTATACACTTCATCTACACTTACTTCTTGAACCTCTATATTTAGCTCACTATCCTCTACACGATATTCTTCCTTTAAATCCTTAGTAATACTATCAATAAGTTTCTTTACATTTTCAAAGTCCTCAGTTAAAACAACAGCCTTTGAATCACTTGGTATAGCATTATGTTTTGTACCACCATGAATCCTAGAAAGCCTAATATTAGCTTCTTCGTTACAAAGATGTAGAATTCTTCCAAGTAGTTTTAAAGCGTTTGCTCTCTGTTTTACTATCTCCATACCAGAGTGACCACCCTTTAGACCTGAGATTATAATCTCCAATCCTTTACCACTTTTTTTCTCTTTTTCAAGATTAAATGTGGTAATCATATTAGCTCCGCCTGCACAGCTCACCAAAAAAACTCCCTCTTCCTCTGAATCTATATTTAAGAGAATTTTACCGGATAAGTGTTTATTTGTTAAGGCATGTGCACCATCCATGCCAGTTTCCTCACTGGTAGTAACTAATAATTCAAGTGGAGGATGTTTAAAATTATCAGCGTCTAATATTGCAAGTCCATAGGCAACTGCAATACCATTATCCCCACCTAAAGTAGTGTTATTCGCTCTTAATATATCTTCTTCTACTAGCATTTCTATAGGATCCTTTGTAAAGTCATGCTTAGAGCCTTTTCCCTTAATACAAACCATGTCCATATGGCCCTGTATGATTATAGTATCTGTATTTTCATAACCTTTTGTCGCTGGTTTTTTTATAATCACATTATATGCCTCATCCTGAAATGCTTCTAAGTTCCTTTCTTTTGCAAAGTTCACTAAAAAATCACTAATCTTTTTTTCATTACCAGAGCATCTTGGAATTTGATTCAACTCATAAAACCAGTGAAATACCTTTTGGGGTTCTATATTTTGTAGCTTTGACATCTAACTCCTCCTAATATTTTTGTATAATTTTAGTAGTTAATATTTCCTTAAATATTAGTTATCCCCTATAATATTTACTTTATCCTATAGTACAGAGTAAATAAGAATAAAAAAAGAAGCGAAATAAAATTCGCTTCTCAATACTTTTATATTATAGACATGTATTACTTGAACCTAATACATTTTTAATCTTATGTTGTACCATACCCTTAATAGCTTCTCTTGCTGGTCCTAAGTATTTTCTAGGATCAAAATCTGCAGGATTCTCTACAAAGTGTTTACGAATAGCAGCGGTCATAGCTAATCTTAAATCAGTATCTATGTTTATCTTACATACTCCTGCTTTTGCAGCTCTTCTTAACATATCCTCAGGTACACCTTGTGCCCCTGGAATATTTCCACCATATTTATTACATAATTCAACAAACTCAGGAAGAACTGTTGATGCTCCGTGTAATACTAATGGGAATCCATCTAATTTTTTAGTTATTATATCAAGTCTTTCAAAATCAAGATTTGGTTCACCTTGGAATTTATATGCACCATGGCTTGTTCCTATTGCTATGGCTAAAGAATCTATTCCTGTTCTTTCTACGAATTCTACAGCCTGGTCTGGATCAGTATAGCTGGCGTCTTCTTTCTTAACATTAACAGCATCTTCAACTCCTGCTAATCTACCTAATTCAGCCTCTACTACTACTCCATGAGCATGAGCATATTCTACAACTTCTTTTGTTACTCTAATATTTTCTTCAAATGGAAGATGTGATGCGTCAATCATTACTGAAGTAAATCCATCATCAACACATTTCTTACAAATATCAAAATTTTCACCATGATCAAGATGTAATACGATATCAAGTCCACTATCCTCAAGAGCTGCTTCTACCAACTTCTTCAAGTATATTGGGCTAGCATATTTTCTTGCTCCAGCTGATACCTGCAATATCAAAGCTGATTTTTCTTCCTTTGCAGCTTCTACTATGCCTTGGATAATCTCCATGTTGTTTACATTAAAAGCTCCTATGGCATATCCACCCTCATAAGCCTTTTTGAACATTTCCGTTGAAGTAACTAAAGCCATTTGAATACCTCCCGTTATTTAATCTATAGTCAAAAGTTGACCTCTATTAATACTATATACCCTCATAGTACCAATTAACTATATTATAATCAATATTTACCAAAATGGCAATGAAAGAGGATATTAAACAACATATTATGTTGTTTAAACACATAAAAATACCGTTTATGCAAATCATATTTACAATTCGATTAAATTTGCTAAAATAACAATTAAGGCTGGGGGGTCTAATCTATGAATAGTATAATAAACTACTTTGATAAGGAATTTGGTCTTACGGATATTGAGAAGGCAAAATTAAAGTATACTTTAGATGTACTATTTACAGATGTTTCAAAATTATTAATTCTTTTTGTCATATTTCATATATTAGGAGTGTCAAAAGATTTTATATATTCAGTATTGGCATTACTAACTATCAGACCATTTACTGGGGGTCTGCATTTTAAAACATATACTACTTGTTTTATATTTACTTTTTTCTTTTTTTCAATAGCAATAATTTTAAACAACATTATATCATTAGGATATAGTGCAATTTACTTAATGATTTTCTCTTGTATTGTAGTACTAAGTATTGCACCAATAATACATAAAAATAGGCCAGGCTATTCAAACCATAAAAAAAGACATTTTAAATACTTAGCATTATCAGTTGTTTTACTTCATTTAATACTTTACTTAATTGCAATGGCAAACCCATATCTAAATATTTCAATATGGGTTATAACGTTACAATCAATTCAATTATTAATTAGAAAAGGGGTAGATATTTATGAGAAAATCAACAAAAACTTTACTTAATTTTTTATGTACATTTTTAATTGCTTTAGCTCCAGTAATAATAGAAAAAACAAATTGTATACTTGTATGGGGAGAACCTGAATGTCCTGATGCTCTTAAAGAATTATATTCTGACAAGTAGCACTTTAAAAACAATGTAATTATGTTTATCAATAGTTTCATTATAAACACTAAGTAAACCAGTATTATTAGAAACTATTTTCTTTACATTAGTTAAACCGTAACCATGATTTTTTTCAGATTTTGTTGAATATCCTGGAGTAAACATTTTGGAAATAGTATTACTATTTAAGTATGAGTGCTTATTTTTAATTTCAATAACACTCATATTTTTTTCTTCTTTTATTTCTAATATTACACAATTATTTTTTACACCTGTATCAAACGCGTTATCTATAAGATTACCTAGAACTTCTATTAGTTCATAGTCTTTTACATTTGTTTTAAATTCATAGTCCTTAATGTCAATCTGAAAACTTATACCACATTCTTTTGCTTTCCTAGTCTTATTATATAAAAAACCTGCTAATATCTTATTATCTAATTTAATTAATTTCCTAAATTCGCTATCTACATCTAAGTCCTTTATATATCTTTTCATTGACTCTACAATGCTTTCATAATCCGTGCTTGTAACAGAAATCATATTTATTGCCTGAATATGATTATCGAAGTCATGTTGTCTTGATCTCAATTCTTTCATTAAATCATCTATTATAGGTAAATACTTTTTATATGTAGCAAGCATCTTTTCTTCATATTCATTTCTTAATCCATCTTTAACAATAACTAAATTTACAAATAGCATCCCAAATGATAATATAGCTATTACTAATATGTTTCTTAGGAGCCTTTCCATTTCGATATATCTATATATTAAAATGCAAATTACAATTATGAACATATTAAGAATTAATCCAGAAAATAGCCTATTTTTATCTTCGATAAACTTGAACAATAGATTTAATGGCACTAATTTATAAATTAATATAATAATAGGTAAGATTATGGATTGTGCCAATAGCCCACCTTCAAAGTCCAAAGACCTGTCAAAGTTAAATACTAATAGTATTGTAAGAGCTAAATATTGAATTATAAGTATGATAACTGTTGATATGAAGTATGTATAAATTGTTTCTTTCAAGTTTTTTCTATATACAAAATATATAAATATATTAGAAGTAAGCATACCGAATATGAAGCTATATTTTCCAAAAGAACTTACTCCTATTACTCCCATTATAGAAGATAATGATGCCATTAGAAAAATAATTTTTATTAATCTCTTAATATTAAATGAAGTTTCATTTCGAATTAGTTTACTTGAAATTATTAAATAACTTGTCAAATCGAAAAGGGACATAATAATTGTTTCAAATAGACTCATAGACTTCGCCCCCTAAATTGTCTTTATATTTTCTACCCATTGGAATTATATCTTCTGTGCCGTCTAAGTTAATATAATTATTGGACTTATCTATACATGAAATGTAATTAACATTAACTATAAATCCTTTATGGCATCTGATAAAATTGCTCGTTAATTCATTTTCAAGTTTTTTTAATGTATAGTGTGACAAATAAAATTGCTCATTAACAGTAACTACTTTTATCCTTCTCTGGATAACTTCAAAATAAATAATATCGTCTATTTTCACCCGATAAATGTAATTTTTCAAATTAAAACTCATATACTCTTCTTTTTTTATTCCATAATTTATAATTGTACTTAAGGCTTCAGTAACATCTTTTTCATTAAAGGGTTTAATTATATAGTCATAACAATGTATCTGCTTAAACGCCATTAACTCCTTAGTAGGAACGGCTGTAATAAAAACAATAGGTGTTAATTTGTAGTTATCAATTTTTCTAATCTCTTTTGCTAATTCAAATCCTGAATAATCTAATAACTGTATATCTAATAAAAAAAGATCATATGGTATTTTGTGCGATTCATCCAATGCCTCTTTTGCATATCCAGTAATAAATACATCTATATCATCTCTAATTGACATTATAATGGATTTTAACCCAGCTGCTATATTGTTCTCATCTTCAACAATCATCACATTTGCCATATTCTATCCTCCTTAATAGATTAAGAGCTTGTCCTCATCCATTATCTCATTTTCTTATTTATAATTCTACTTTTAATTTTTTAGAATAAAATATGCTGAAAATAATCTAAAACAAAAAAAGCTTTAAACCGTTCATATTAGAAGGTTGCAAAGCTTTTTTATTTATCATATTAAAATTAATATTTACCAAAATGACAATCTGGGAATGTACATACATGACATTTCAAGCATTGTCCACCATAACCCATACGTGTTATATCCCTTCTAACTATTTTCTCACCAGCTATTACTCTTGGTAATAGCAGATCAAAGGCTGTTGTAGCACTGAACATTACACAACCAGGAAGTCCAAATACTGGTATTCCATCTAAGTATGCAAATAATAGCATAGCACCAGGTAATATTGGAGTTCCATAAGTAACTATTTCTGCTCCAGTAGCTTTTATCGCTCCAGGTGTTTTATCATCTGGGTCAACCGACATACCACCGGTAACAACTATAAGTTCAGCGCCCATTTCCTTAGCTTTTAATACTTCTTTCCTTATCACTTCTAATTCATCAGGAACTATTGTCCTATGCAATATTTCTGTACTAAAGTTTAATAACTTTTTCTCAACTACAGGACCAAACTTGTCCTCAATTCTACCTTTATAAACCTCGCTACCTGTGACAATAATTACAGCCTTTAAAGATTTAAATGGTTTTACCTCAAAAATAGGTCCCCTGTCACCTATGATTTTCTTAACTTCCTCTATCTTTTCCTTTTTTATTGTCAATGGAATAACCCTGCAACCGCCAATTAGTCCATCTTCCTCTATGGTTCGATTACCATGGATAGTGGCAATACATATATCCTGTATGTCATTTACATCATCTAATATATCTCTATTAATTTTTAGTAATCCCCTATAATCAGGTTGTATATTTATCTTACCTTCACGAGGTGGGTTAGTAAAATGAACTCCCCTTCCACAAATAAGTTTTCCAAGCTCTAATGCAGCTTCATCCTCATGGTATTCATCATAATTAAGCTCAAATATGTATATATGCTCTTTTCCAATTCTTAGAAGTCTCTCTACATCTTCTTTCTTGATAACATGTCCCTTTTTGAAGGCTACGCCCTTGAATTCACCAGGAACAATTTCAGTAATATCATGTCCAAGTACCATTCCTACTGCATTTTCTGTATTTACAACCTTCATAATAAACCTCCACTATATATAACAAATATTATTCTTCTTCCTTTTTTTCCTTTTTTGTACCTTCAAGAGATAAATCCTCTTTCATTTCACTTGAGAACTTCTTGAATTCATTTACTGTTTTACCTAGTGATTTACCTAATTCAGGTAACTTAGATGGTCCTACAACTATTAAAGCAATAGCTAATATAACTACTAATTCTCCTGGACCTAATCTACCCATTATTTTCACCTCTTTATTTTAATACATTCTATTACTCATCTGATTGATTACATAAGTCAACTATATTATACCAAAGTAATGTATTTAATGCATTACTGAGTTTATCTAAAAAGTCATTATATATTTCTTCTACGTTTTTGTCATCCCGAGCGAAGTCGAGGGATCTCCTAATTTCAATGCTATAAAAAGGGGAGATTTCTCCATTCCACTTCGTTCCAGTCGAAATGACAAAAATAGATACTTTTTCAATCGTCTAGATGGATTAAATACATTACTTTAATATGAGGATAATATTTTTCTCAAATTATCCTTCTTAAAACAAACTACACATTTTTCCGATTGATCTTTAGAAACGAATTTTTTTCCACAAGATTTACATGTAGTAAGTACTATTTCATTCTTTATCCTAAACCCCTCTAATTCATTTAAGTTTAAAATTGCATTACTAATGGCTTTTTCAGGGCAATTTTCTTTACATAACCCACAATTATGGCACTGGCTTACATTATGATAAACTCTAATACTTGATTCACCATAGTCAACTTTCCAAGCTCCATCTGGACAGTTTTTCTCACATTTGCCACATCCATTACAATTTTTATTTACTTCATAACTCATGAAGTATATGGGTTCCTCAATATTTTCAATATTAAAACTTCTACTATTTATAGCATTAAGAAGAATCTTCCGTATTGATAAATAGTCATCCTTTTGGCTAACAATAGTATCTATGGTCTGGGTTGCTATGTTAGCAGTCCCTATTTTTAACATTCTAAATAATTCTCTTCTAGAAATAGTTATATCAGATAGTGATATAACCTCTTCTTCATCAAAATGTATTTCATATATCGGATCTATATTCAATTTCTTTACAAAGCTTATGGCTTTATTTAGTGATTCTTTGAAAATATTATTACTGTTACAATATTTGCATGTTTTACATCTACTAAGGTTGAAATTAAACTTTTTATCTTCATATAATATAAAAAGAGTTGCTAATAATTCTGGATGAAATGAATTTAAACAGTTTAGTTTCAAATTACCTATTCCATCTTCATAGGAACAAGTAAATATGATATTTTTTTTATCTTTTATTTCATGTAGAATATTTTCTTCTCCAATGCCTTTTATAGCTATAGCCTGTGTAGGACAAATAGCCTTACAGATACCACATGCACTACACAAATCTTCATCTATATTAACCTGATATTCGATAGATATTGCTCCTTCTGAGCATACATTCTTACATTTGTCGCAGCTATTATTTTTATAATAGATGCACTTATCTTCTATTACTTTTGCATGATTTTGCTCTGTCAATCTATCAAAAATATAATCAAATATCATAAATATCCCACTTTCCATTAGTTAGTAAACAAGGAAGGTTACCAACCTTCCTTGTTCGCTAAATCTATATATAAATTTCTAAGGGAGCAAGTTTAATGAGTCTAACTCATCAGCTATATCCTTTAATCCTAATCTTTCTAGTGTTTCTCTAGTTGGTGCTCCTGTTTTTTCATCCCAACCATATTCCTTATACAACATAGTCAATGCAAGTTGCATATCATCTCTATCAAGTTTAACTGTTCCTTCTGTAAATGGCTTCATATCAGGATCTACATCAAATACCCATTCAGGAATAGTATCATGTTCATTTCTCATATCAATTGTATTCATATCTCTAACTGTTAATGCTCTATGAAGATTTGTTATTCTTTCAGCTTGTAAATCCAACTCTTCCTCAGACATTTCTATACCTGTTGCTAAGGAATAGAATTTAGCTTCAAGTGCTAAGTCCCCTCTATAGTTTCTGCTCTTTGAAGGTGATACGGTCATAGGCCATACCCAGTTACATAAAGTAATTGAGTCATGAAGCATGTTTCTATCAATTGACCATTTCGCGAATTTTGCTTTATATTCATTCATTGGAGTATAGTTCTTAGGCGCATCTAATGCATCAGGGGATCCCCAAACTTCACCAGCAATTTCCTTTAATAACTCTATAGGAAGTCCAGCACCTATGAAATTCATATGGGAGTGGTTATTACAATCTCTGTTGAAAAATGTATTTATTAATGCTCCAACCTGAGCTCCAGCTTCATTACTATGATGTTTAGGATATGCCATCTTTGACCATACATTATTTCCAGATCCAGTCCAATAATCTTTTCCAAGATTCCATCTTTTATCTAATTCATAAGGTCCATCTAATAGATGTGAGAATTCTCCATCTGCTATTAAGTTGTTGTAGAACTCAAGCATCCAGCCTGGATCTCCACTTTCCATTAGCGACCAGTCTATACTATCCCATTCTTCTTTAGGTAGTACTTCCTTTAATTTACCTGAATTATATGCATATCTAAAGTCTCTGTGTAATTGTCCATAGTTACTCCATACACCATAATCATCAGCAAGTCTTGAACCTAAACATTTAGTTATAAGAGCAACTTCTCCTTTGTTTTCTCCATCTGAATATCCATTTAACATTGCAGTACCTGGTGTACTAAAGTTGATACATGTACTTGTAGCA
The DNA window shown above is from Tissierella sp. Yu-01 and carries:
- a CDS encoding ABC transporter ATP-binding protein, with product MTLLRMVSISKYFGNFAANEDVNLEVEKGEIHSLLGENGAGKSTLMNVLYGLYKPERGEIYFEDKKLNLKSSKDAIDLGIGMIHQHFMLIPVHTVFENIIMGMGKEKGFVINEKMLEKEILELANNYGMKISLHKKVAELSVGEQQRVEIVKALYRQAKLLIMDEPTAVLTPQETEELFITLRKMADRGMAIILITHKLKEVMAVCDRVTVLRDGRVTHTISIKDTNEDELIRYMIGRELSPLKNINKCNNQKVILELDGISHKNNQGVKVLDNINFRVHAGEVFGIAGVDGNGQKEIAEGIVGLIKVSEGSIRLSGIELKGKALSEIINLGVGYIPEDRHKRGLILDFTVSENLILKDYNKRPFSNRIFFDFDSINTHADKMISKYSIKTSSRHSQARKLSGGNQQKIVVAREIDKMPKLLIAVQPARGVDIGATEFIHKQIIKAKENGTAVLLISTELSEINLLSDRIAVIYKGSIVGEVHKEDFDENRIGLMMAGSKDGREVNC
- a CDS encoding oligopeptide transporter, OPT family, whose product is MSNESKRLSKQAYGGVKGEDYIPFISTSEVMPEATGYSIIMGMIFAVVFAAANTYLGLKVGLTISAGIPGAILATGLLKSIFKRNSILEANYVASLAAVGESIAGGIIFVLPAIILIGLNLSVVTVALVTIIGGIMGVYFVTPVRKFLIVQEHGELIYPESMAQAEVLVNANQGGKGFQSVLKGLGVGVGYKILSGGLGLWNESASYTLTMYQGTAIGMDTLASLLGVGFIVGTGTSALMFAGSVLAWLSLIPLIRFFGVFASEAIFPSTQLISEMPASAIWSNYIRYIGAGAVAMGGFISLARSLPTIISSFREAMAGFGKGGTSNRRVDEEPSVIWVLAAAVLGLLLTWFVPTINVGPVGAILAVFFSFFFSVVSARMVGVIGASNNPVSGMTIATLLVIASVYRAMGSTGNEGMHIVLLAAGVVCVAIAVAGGVAQSLKATYIIGGTPRKIQHGMFVSLAIASIIAGATVLLLHNAYGIGSEQVTAPQATLMRLIVEGIMTGQLPWTLVIIGAVIAIFCALAKLPILPVALGIYLPISLNSAIFFGGIIRKLVEMRYKKDENAMDAAIERGTLISSGLVAGDALTGILIGIFAALNIQTNFLASIIQNETLRNIITLGVFIALGGWLYNYSVSRRGNKDNA
- a CDS encoding aminoacyl-histidine dipeptidase, whose product is MSKLQNIEPQKVFHWFYELNQIPRCSGNEKKISDFLVNFAKERNLEAFQDEAYNVIIKKPATKGYENTDTIIIQGHMDMVCIKGKGSKHDFTKDPIEMLVEEDILRANNTTLGGDNGIAVAYGLAILDADNFKHPPLELLVTTSEETGMDGAHALTNKHLSGKILLNIDSEEEGVFLVSCAGGANMITTFNLEKEKKSGKGLEIIISGLKGGHSGMEIVKQRANALKLLGRILHLCNEEANIRLSRIHGGTKHNAIPSDSKAVVLTEDFENVKKLIDSITKDLKEEYRVEDSELNIEVQEVSVDEVYTKEISDNLIDYIMIVPDGVQYMSKDIEGLVQTSLNNAIIEEKENSIEITTSVRSASSSSLREILNILSVIAKRTNARAEESGAYPAWQYDKDSKIRDKAVEVYEELFDKKAEVSAIHAGLECGLLKEILPDTDMISFGPNLYDVHTEKEYLSISSVRRVWEFLVKLLESLK
- the fba gene encoding class II fructose-1,6-bisphosphate aldolase — translated: MALVTSTEMFKKAYEGGYAIGAFNVNNMEIIQGIVEAAKEEKSALILQVSAGARKYASPIYLKKLVEAALEDSGLDIVLHLDHGENFDICKKCVDDGFTSVMIDASHLPFEENIRVTKEVVEYAHAHGVVVEAELGRLAGVEDAVNVKKEDASYTDPDQAVEFVERTGIDSLAIAIGTSHGAYKFQGEPNLDFERLDIITKKLDGFPLVLHGASTVLPEFVELCNKYGGNIPGAQGVPEDMLRRAAKAGVCKINIDTDLRLAMTAAIRKHFVENPADFDPRKYLGPAREAIKGMVQHKIKNVLGSSNTCL
- a CDS encoding accessory gene regulator B family protein, producing MNSIINYFDKEFGLTDIEKAKLKYTLDVLFTDVSKLLILFVIFHILGVSKDFIYSVLALLTIRPFTGGLHFKTYTTCFIFTFFFFSIAIILNNIISLGYSAIYLMIFSCIVVLSIAPIIHKNRPGYSNHKKRHFKYLALSVVLLHLILYLIAMANPYLNISIWVITLQSIQLLIRKGVDIYEKINKNFT
- a CDS encoding cyclic lactone autoinducer peptide, yielding MRKSTKTLLNFLCTFLIALAPVIIEKTNCILVWGEPECPDALKELYSDK